TGGCATACACATTTCCagttgctgcagagcagcattctccaatgtttctaaaaaaaaaaaattattctctgttGAAATCCTGAGATCCATGGGCAAATCCAGCCTTCCTAAGGAAGGCTTTAACACTCCTTCATTTAAAGGTTCAGTGAGAAGTAGCAAATATTACCTCTGCCAGTTGCTTTAACTAATGCTTTTGCCTTACCTATTTTGCACACACACTCTAGTTCTCAACTACTCTAATAGAACCCTGTGTGGGCTTGGACACTTAAAACTCACAGCTTTATTGTGGAACTACAAACAGTAAACAGCTCAGCACCTCATCCCATTTTTGAAAGCTAAAGCTGAGCATAATACGTAATGACAAGCCACTAAAAACCGATCTGAAACCAGAGATCTTAGTGCGGCAAGACTTACCAAACGGCACACAGGGAACACAAGAACTACAATTAATCTGATCTAACTGTGCAACTCAAGTTGGTAGAACGAAACAGGTACTGCAACAACAGATTTCAGTCTCAGCAATTCAGTGCAGATAACGGTAGAGCTCTAGTAGAGACTGATGTGACTATTTAGTACAAAGGCTCTTAGAACTCgttttattttcctcactaCTTGATCCAATACACAAGATTTAATTTTGCCTAAACCCAAATAGTGAAAAACTTCTAAAGTGTGTGAAGACTTTCAACCGAGGAATCTGCACATGGCTAGTAAGCCTACCTACCTCATTTGTAATCAACTAACCAGAACTAAATGTGACAAACCAAGTACACTGCAACAGGTGGACTTAACTCCACTCTCAAAACATATGAAGTTTAACAGATTACTTTACAGGACTAGTATTACTGCCTACTTTAGAGATGAGGTTTTGTGGACTTGGAAGTAACACCAAAGATTACAAAGCAAAGCTCACAGTGCTTGTACTAGTCTTTCAACAGCTATTACACTTTCCATTAATCTTTCCAGCTGTTTTGTAGGAATTCATACTAAGGCTAGTACCTGCGTGTAGCAGGCAAGTTGTAAAGATGACACCATACACACACTACGAAACAACACAAATATAGcttcagtgctgctggtttttttctttttaaggcatATCAATACTGTAGAACTACTGTTTGTCTGTATcaatttgttggggtttttaagcagtgcattttcagaagtgagaCAGcttgaagacaaaaaaagctaCCACATCtagtaaagcagcagcagacagccAAGCTAGCAGTATTAACAAAGATATGCACAGGTAAATTAGTAAGCACTACAGGCAAGAACCTACAATATGAAGTTTAAAAGCAAGATGATGCAGCAAGAAGATTCAACAGAGTGTTATCATAGGAGTTTTTACAAACCAGGTCTACAACATTCCTTACTTCCATTTATGAGTTTCAGGTCCTAAATACCACAACTCGGCTTCTCAATGACTAGCTAAAGAATAAAAACCACATAACTCCAACCTGCACCAACTTAATTCCTTTACAATAGTATAGCAGAAGTAATGCTCACAGCTCACTTTTGGCTACCATGTACCTGAACAGTTGAATATTCCAAGTAGGAGTTATGTACACAAACATGCAagttaaataaatgaaatgctcCACTTTATTAAGaaaccaaaaacacaaaactgaagagTTCAAGGCTTCATGTACCCAACTACTACTGAGAAATGTTATCTTAGTTTTGTTTCCTAGCAGTACTAATATCGACCAAGATTTATCTCTACAAGGTAGTGTTAAAGCTGACATCTTCCACCATTTGTGCTGTAATAAGCTAGCTTCAAGTTAAGAACTTGGTGCAGCTACAGTTAAGTCTAGCTATTTACATAAATGTGGTTTTAGTTAATATGCTGTTCTGTAGCCAAGAGCTCTTGTAGCTGAAACAACAACTGTCTTCTAGTTAGTGAATTTTAAGATGCTCAGTTTGTTTCATCAGCTGTAAGTCTACTGAATGAAGTTCCATGCAAAGATACAAGTTTTAAGTCATCTAACAGGCCTAGATGCCATTTGTTTCTGGCTACTAGAAATACACAGCTCTGTGAAGGCATGTCGTAGAACCTATTAAAAGACAAGACTGTATCTAATGGTAGCACATGCAAGCtgaactagatttttttttctctcaagaCACCCTTCAGATCACAAACATTCCCATTTGCATAGGAATATTGATTCAATCACACTTACCAGCCAAGTGTTCACTGCTTTAGTTTTACCTGGCAGTTAGTTCAGCTTTCCTCAGGTGCTTAGATTATATGCTTCAGGAAATCAAGGGAAGGTTAACCATTAGCTCTGATTTAGCAAGAGGAGCATAACATGAGAAGCAGGAAGGGGAATAGAGAATGAGAAATGCAGTTAAGAACTGAGTGTTAGCCTCAACTGAAGAGCAGAAGACACTTTGAAGAGTTTTCCTAACAATGCATGAAAGTTCACTTGCTTAGAGATACTTGAAATACAACTTTATTatctaaacaaaaaagaatggGAATGACAGAAACAAGATTTACACTTAACACTTTGATGTGACTGCAGCAGTCTTATATTTGAAACTCAAAAGGGGAAGTAATTGCAGTCCAAAAAACAGCTAAATATGCAGATCCAAAATatgaaggtgggttttttttgttttgtttggttgttttggtgggtttttttttgtttgggggttttttttgggtttttttttgcggttttttttgttttttaaactgccaCATTCACTCCGAAGCCCATTCATCTCTTTCAGCATCCCAAAGATTAAGCACATGTTCTGCTCAGCTAGATAATAAAGTGGCAAACACGCTGCACCACTGACATCACAGGACAGTTGCCTATAAAACTAGACTTCTGACGCTGGGCTCCAGCTTCATCCCTCACAGATCATCATCTTCATCTGGCAGTGCAGTGGTTTGAGCAATCTGGAATAAATAAGTTACACTTAAGAACTGTTCTTCAATTATTTGCCCCAGCAACCCAAACAATCATATGACCTTTGTGCCCTTCTTCACTTACCTGTAAGTCTTGCTCATActgtgctgccagtgctgggtcCATAACAACTTCAGGTGGTGCAAGAGCAGGCATGGCAACAAACTCCAAGTTTGGATCTCCAATTAGCTTTCTAGCAAGCCAGAGGAAAGGCTTCTCAAAGTTGTAGTTACTCTTAGCTGAAATGTCATAATACTGCAAAAAAGGTACATAAAAAAAGACACCTCTGATATTTAGGGCATACCAAGATGAACACACACATAATCAGCTCTACTTTTACCTTAGTATTCTTTTGACCACATGACTTCTGTTTATGCTTTCAGAAAGTCATGATCTACGTGCCCAGAAACATACAGTTTCAGGTAAATAAGCAGCAATAACTGAAAAGGTATCCAATCTGATCAAAGATGGAACTCTTAGGAGGCAACACTGCATCTATCTTTTTCCTGTGACTTGATCTACTTTAGTCTCACTTCTGTCATCTGGCGAGATTCtgagcagcaaaaggaaaatgcacaCAAGCTCTTTAAGAACTTACATAGCTTCTGCTCAAGCACAGAGGTGATCATCTTTAACATCACCACTTCCCTCTTCCCTGAAGTTAGGTTCAAACAGCCAACAGGATGTAAAGCTGAAATAGTACAGCCCGCAGTGACAAAGGCGGAACACTATTACTGCATAGAACCCAACTTCAGTCGGATCCAACAAATTCAATTCCTACAAACTCATGCCAACATACCTGGAGATTCTTCTTCCTGTGGAAGACAATGGATTTTGCCTTGACTTTTCTGTCCTTAATATCCACTTTGTTGCCACACAACACTATAGGGATGTTTTCACATACTCGTACCAGATCTCTGTGCCAGTTAGGTACATTCTTGTAAGTAACTCTTGATGTTACATCAAACATTATGATGGCACACTGAGCTGCAAGAAAATAGTCAAGAGTTACATCAGGAGAGTAAGCAGTATTTAAGactggagagagaagagaaacaaacagaaatcccACATTAGGGTTAAGCGTCTTCATTAACTTTTCCCCCTCAGCTACACAGTTTGAGAGCCCATGTTTTGTTAACAAGTTCAACACACAAGTCCACAGAACTCAGCCCATGACCACACTATTTCACTTTGTTAATGCCCAGTCTTAAAGACCAGCCAGTTCTATGAATGCAACTGTCCCACTGCATAACCCTGTTGCATTGTATGAGAACACACAAGGATTAGGAGTCAACTTTGATTTACACAAATACCTGGAATTAGTTAACATCTATTTAACTAATCTCAGGCACCCTATTGAGGCTTTCAAGTAGGTTGAGAGCTTGTAGTTCACATTTCAGGATGCCCTTGTCCCGAACAGTTCTTCAACAAACATGGGGGCTTGACTCGATCCTGGCATTTCTAAAGTAAAAGCCATGATGTCAAACTAGTAATCCCTTGCAAAGTTTGAAAGGTGACTGAAATACACAAAGAACAGAGCTTAGCCAAGAAGAGTACGGGACACTACCAAGACTCCTTTAGAAAAGATGACTAGACTCTGGCATGGAGATGTACAACTTCACTGTCATATCTAAAATCTTAACAGTTTTGTGTGTTTCAAGTCCTTGCCTCAGCACAGTACACTTATACAGATATGAATTGGTACTAACTGAGTAAGTTAGTATTATGAGTATGAATAAGGTGCACCATTACTCCTCATTAATACCAAAGCCTGCAAGAGCATAGTGAAATACCATCTTAAGATGTTCCTGCATCAGCACAAGTTGGACGGCAAAGGAAATTATCATAGCTACATGAGAAGTGTGAAGACCCAGAAACTAGCTCATCACTGCAAACCACACTAACAGCTTTCAAAGTGGCCAACATGAGTAGAATGAAGGATTCAACTCTAAAAGATACAGAATATTCCCACATATACATTTATCTTACCTTGGATGTAATAGCCATCTCGCAGCCCACCAAATTTCTCTTGGCCAGCTGTGTCCCATACGTTAAATTTAATAGGGCCTCTGTTAGTATGGAACACCAGGGGATGAACTTCAACACCCAGCGTTGCTGtagtaataagaaaaaacagtgcACTTAGAGATGCAATTCATGGCCTGCTAACTGATACTAAATCTCTAATGTTTCTTCAGACTTACCTACATACTTCTTTTCAAATTCACCGGTCAAATGACGTTTTACAAATGTTGTTTTACCAGTGCCACCATCACCAACCAGAACAAGCTGTTGAcagacaaagggaaaaagaagtcagAGCAATACACTTGCAGAGACATTTACCAGTCATTTTAGTGTTAAATACTAATTACTACTACAAAGACTTCAGCTCTACAAGATGCTGTAAACAAAAGACTGAATTCCTGACAAAGCAACTCACTGTACTGGGACCCAATTTAAGCCTATTGTACTACAACTCCACTCAGACTTACCCAGTTCCTGTAGCTGAAAACTCCAATGCACTCTGAATATGGTTCTACTAAACTAGAAGTGACTGTATCAAGAATAATATGGAATTTCAACTTGAATGTGACCATATTTTGAGGGGAGCTCATTTAAGCACCTAAATTGGAGAAATCCACTGTAatcttacattttaataaaaaaaaaacccaccacacaaaAAGCCCCCAAACAACTGTACTACTAAAAGCTAGAATACTGTAGCCAAGTGCTGTAAGAAATACAAGTAGCAGCCTTTCATGAAGCAGTCTTAAGGACTGCcagcaaaataaagaacacCACACAACACACCACAAAACTCTGCACCACGACGTTTGGAAGTTTTCTTCACTAAACAATTGACATGTagataataaacagaaaacagaccaTTCTAATGCACTCTAAGCACTTTTTGCTGTGAACTTCACTTGTGAAATTTAAGTTTTATTACACTACAAACAACATCAGATTGACACTGTgcaacagaatattttttttttacaggttaCAGCCATATTACAATAAACTAACTGCACCATTAATGAAAGACCATCACTTCAAAACGAAACCTCCCATCCACGTTAGCACTCGAGTCAGTCGTGCTGCTTCTCTACTGAAGGGCAGGTGTGGATGGTGTGcgtggagaagaaaaaaaagaaaacaaaacaccaaaccactCCCTTACCTTAAACTGCACTTGGGGCTCTCCTTGGGCGGCCATGCTGGGTCTGCAGGGGAAATGGAAGCATGTGAGCTCACAACAGGCGAACTGATTCAAGTCCCAGCCGGAAGGGGCCGGGCGCCGTTCGCGGCTCCCAAATCGCCTCCTGCGCGCCAGTCGGCGCCGCCGGCGCGGAGGCTGGGCCCacaccgccccccgcccgccagCAGTACAGCGCGCGTGGTCCCGGGCCCATTCATGGGGCAGGAAGCGCCTCCACATTTCCCCACACGCGGCGGGAGCGCGCGCGGCAATGGCGGCGGCGCCTCCCTCCCGCCCGCCCCTGCAGCCTGGTAACGGCAGGCTGCCGCCGCACTCCTCCGCCCCTCGGGCCCCGGAAAGCAGAGACGGGGACGGGGCCGCCAAAGGCGCCTCAGCGAAAGCCAGCCCCCGCCTCGCTCCGCACCAAGTCCTCTCCGCCCGCCCAGCGCCCCAGCCCCCGCGGGAACCTCGCCCTCCGGCCGGGCGGTGTGTGGGGGAGGCCGGCGCGGATCCTCCGGAGCTCCCCGGCGCGACCTCCCGCCAACCCGGCCTCAGCCCGCCACCAGCCCCCGCCGACGGGCCTGGCGCGCGCTCCCCGCCGCGAGCCACCATGACTGAGCAGCGCGcaccacctcccctccccccgcggggccgggccgtCGGAGGCCCCGCTCCGCTTCACCCGTCCCGGCGCCCGGGACGCAGCCAAGCACGGCTACCGCCCTCCCGCTGCGGCAGGGAGAGGCCGCCACCCAGGGCGGGTAACGCGGCAGCACCGCGCGCTCGGGCCCGGCCTCGCCGCGGCCCGACCCgcctcccggccccgccgccgaACACCGGCTAAGGGCGGCCGCCACCCCCACCGCTCACGCCCTTCGGAGCGGCCGCGCTCTCTGCTGGAAGGAGGCGGAGGGCGCCCTAGCCCCATTACCTTTCGCGAGGCTTCTCACCGCGTCGCTCCCCTCCGTGACTGGGCGCTAGGAAGATGGCGGAAGCGCGGTTCAAATACCCGGAGAGCGACGCCGCGCGGCcgcggggaggaggaggggccGGCCGTCACgtggcgggggcgggcgggagggcGCGCGGCGCCGAGGGCCCGTCCCGCGCCGGCCGCCGTCCGGGGGGAGTCGCGAAGCGCGGCTGGCACCGCCCGGCGCGGGTAGCCCGCCCGGCGACCGGGGCCAGCGCCTGGTGCCGCAGAGCCCCGGGTTCTGCCGGGGAGGGGCCCGGGGCGCGCGGCAGCCGCCCCGCGCGACCCTTCGCGTCTAGTCAGAGTGCGCGCAGGGCCGCAGCCGCACCCGGGAGAGCGCGCGCCTTCGCCAGCGCTGCCTTTGCGGCCCCTCATCGCCGCTCTTCAGCCCCTCGCACAGACGCACTGCGCTCCCCGGAGTGCGCTCATTAAAATAAAGCCGTTTCCTGAGCCCTGGAAGGTCTCTAACCTCTCAAGCCCAAACTTCAGTGGAACAAAGCTGTTGAAAAACCGACTGTCAAAGAGCCTAAGTGTTTCGCCTAGGTCTATAAATGCCAAGTTCATGGGTTCAAACTGACTTTTAAGGTCTCCAGTATTTCTTGCTCCAGTATACTGAAAACAAGTTCTGTGTGGTCTATATAATCTTTCTTGGTGCACCCCATAATCGAGAATAAATAACggattattatttctttaaatatctcTGGATtgaattaacaaaatatttcatggcAGGTCTTGTATACAAACATCTCTCTTGTTCATTTTCTACAGACCTAGCTACAACATACAGGGAAAGTTTTACAATAGCTGCACTATGCTCTTAATTTTTGCTTATTTGATAGCATAATGCCAATCCAAATGTTGCATAAGATTTTGGAAAAATCACTGGCTTCCTGAATACGCCTTCACTTTTTTGGATGAGTTGGGTTTGTGGCTTGTTGAGAACTTTTGCTGATCACCTCTAGGTGTCAGGAAGGGTATTTTTCAGAACATGCAACTCATCTAGTTTTTCACAGCACAATGCTATCTTTATAAAACCCTTGTGAATTTGCCTCTCGACAAATAagcatgtatttataaataGGAACCCATAAAGCCGCATTAGTGGAGTTTGGCAGTTTTTAACACTATAAACacttcgggggggggggggggggggaaggcgcATAATCTGCAACTGTATACAGCACACTTCGTCTACTTTAAAAACTTCTCCAAATTGTTACAAATCTACTAGTAAactacttctttttctgtgcaaacCAAATAGTAGCACTACAtaatactttattttgaaaaaattaaaatagatttctaATTAAAAAGTTCCCTGTCATAGCATTTGAGCTCCtggaaaatacttattttgttGTTACGGAGGTAAGTTAAATTAGGTGGAATCTAGTTTTTATCATCATGTATAAGTGTTCAGTTCAAAGGATCCACAAAACATCCACCCCATTCAGCAAAGGCAACAGAACAC
The Falco rusticolus isolate bFalRus1 chromosome 1, bFalRus1.pri, whole genome shotgun sequence genome window above contains:
- the RAN gene encoding GTP-binding nuclear protein Ran, encoding MAAQGEPQVQFKLVLVGDGGTGKTTFVKRHLTGEFEKKYVATLGVEVHPLVFHTNRGPIKFNVWDTAGQEKFGGLRDGYYIQAQCAIIMFDVTSRVTYKNVPNWHRDLVRVCENIPIVLCGNKVDIKDRKVKAKSIVFHRKKNLQYYDISAKSNYNFEKPFLWLARKLIGDPNLEFVAMPALAPPEVVMDPALAAQYEQDLQIAQTTALPDEDDDL